The Mycolicibacterium boenickei genome has a segment encoding these proteins:
- a CDS encoding TetR/AcrR family transcriptional regulator: MGAESRRRLSPADRRNELLALGAEVFGQRPYDEVRIDEIAERAGVSRALMYHYFPDKRAFFAAVVQAEGERLFEATSTRPEPGQSLFGQLRAGVLAYLRYDEEHPHGAWAAYMGLGRTDPVLRGVDDIDNDRQADRIMGRIADTVSEPLDAKVERDLRATVYGWLALTFEMCRQRLKDPSIDAGFVADTCAHALLDAVSRVPGLPAELVCAAAADQR, encoded by the coding sequence GTGGGTGCCGAGTCGAGACGCCGGCTGTCCCCCGCCGACAGACGCAACGAGCTGCTGGCGCTGGGAGCCGAGGTGTTCGGCCAGCGACCGTACGACGAGGTCCGCATCGACGAGATCGCCGAACGCGCCGGGGTGTCCCGGGCCCTGATGTACCACTACTTCCCCGACAAACGGGCCTTCTTCGCCGCCGTGGTGCAGGCCGAGGGCGAGCGCTTGTTCGAGGCCACCAGCACGCGTCCCGAGCCCGGCCAGAGCCTGTTCGGCCAGTTGCGCGCCGGTGTGCTGGCCTACCTGCGCTACGACGAGGAGCATCCGCACGGCGCGTGGGCGGCGTACATGGGGCTGGGCCGCACCGACCCGGTGCTGCGCGGCGTCGACGACATCGACAACGACCGCCAGGCCGACCGGATCATGGGCCGGATCGCCGACACCGTCTCCGAACCCTTGGACGCCAAGGTCGAACGCGACCTGCGGGCCACCGTCTACGGCTGGCTGGCCCTGACCTTCGAGATGTGCAGGCAACGGCTCAAGGACCCGTCGATCGACGCGGGCTTCGTCGCCGACACCTGTGCGCACGCCCTGCTCGACGCGGTCAGCCGGGTACCCGGGCTGCCTGCCGAACTGGTCTGCGCTGCCGCTGCTGACCAGCGCTGA
- a CDS encoding ATP-dependent helicase has product MATPPVDPLARFSALTREWFTAAFPAPTAAQAQAWSAIAEGHNTLVIAPTGSGKTLAAFLWAIDELARSHAEPRSGTTVLYVSPLKALAVDVERNLRTPLTGITRVAERHGVPAPSISVGVRSGDTTPSQRRAMLSKPPDILITTPESLFLMLTSAARETLASVRTVIVDEVHAVAATKRGAHLALSLERLDQLLDKPAQRIGLSATVRPPEEVARFLSGQAPTTIVAPPAAKTFDLSVQVPVPDMANLDNNSIWPDVEERIVDLIEAHQSSIVFANSRRLAERLTSRLNEIHAERSGIELSMDHNPQVGGGAPAQLMASGQANGAPPLLARAHHGSVSKEQRAQVEDDLKSGRLRAVVATSSLELGIDMGAVDLVIQVESPPSVASGLQRIGRAGHQVGEISQGVLFPKHRTDLIGCAVTVQRMRSGDIETMHVPANPLDVLAQHTVAVAALEPVDADAWFDAVRRSAPFATLPRSAFEATLDLLSGKYPSTEFAELRPRLVYDRDHGTLTARPGAQRLAVTSGGAIPDRGLFTVYLATDSEKPSRVGELDEEMVYESRPGDVISLGATSWRITEITHDRVLVIPAPGQPARLPFWRGDSVGRPAELGAAVGAFTGELAALGRAEFDERCRAMGFAGFATDNLYQLLHDQRESTGVVPSDTTFVVERFRDELGDWRVILHSPYGLRVHGPLALAVGRRLRERYGIDEKPTASDDGIIVRLPDSGETPPGADLFVFDADEVEPIVTAEVGGSALFASRFRECAARALLLPRRHPGKRSPLWHQRQRAAQLLDIARKYPDFPIVLETVRECLQDVYDVPALIELMRRVAQRRLRVVEVETATPSPFAASLLFGYVGAFMYEGDSPLAERRAAALALDTVLLSELLGRVELRELLDPAVVASTSAQLQHLTEERAARDAEAVADLLRMLGPLTEAEIAARATTEAIGGWLDGLHAAKRALPVTYAGQTWWAAVEDIGLLRDGVGAPVPVGVPAAFTESVDDPLGDLIGRYARTHGPFTTTEVAARFGLGLRVTADVLGRMAVDNRLVRGEFTGAAPAATLGRATSEEWCDAEVLRILRRRSLAALRAQVEPVSTAAYGRFLPSWQHVGSSHSSGIDGLAAVIEQLAGVPIPASAVESLVFGQRVRDYQPAMLDELLASGEVMWSGAGQIGGSDGWVAFHLAETAPLTLPVAAEIEFTDTHRAIMETLGHGGAYFFRQLTDQAAESELKTALWELIWAGWVTGDTFAPVRAMLTGPRRSGAPAHRQRQRPPRLSRYSVARPHNRAADPMVSGRWSALPGVEPDSTVRAHFQAELLLNRHGVLTKGAAAAEGVPGGFATLYKVLSAFEDAGRCQRGYFVESLGGAQFAAASTVDRLRSYLDGVDPQRPEYHAVVLAATDPANPYGAALAWPERGGDDTHRPGRKAGALVALVDGQLVWFLERGGRTLLSFSSDAETQRAAAGALAELVSSGRMPALLVERINGVAVLDPGVDADRAAVQDALTGAGFSRTPRGLRLR; this is encoded by the coding sequence GTGGCCACCCCGCCGGTCGATCCGTTGGCCCGGTTCAGTGCTCTGACCCGGGAGTGGTTCACGGCTGCCTTCCCCGCGCCGACGGCCGCCCAGGCACAGGCCTGGTCCGCGATCGCGGAGGGACACAACACCCTGGTCATCGCACCCACCGGCTCGGGCAAGACCCTCGCAGCGTTCCTGTGGGCCATCGATGAGCTGGCCCGGTCGCATGCCGAGCCGAGGTCGGGCACGACAGTGCTCTATGTGTCGCCGCTCAAGGCCCTGGCCGTCGATGTCGAACGCAACCTGCGTACCCCGCTGACCGGGATCACCCGGGTCGCCGAGCGGCACGGGGTGCCCGCCCCGTCGATCAGTGTCGGGGTCCGTTCCGGGGACACCACCCCCAGCCAGCGGCGCGCGATGCTGAGCAAGCCGCCCGACATCCTGATCACCACCCCGGAGTCGCTGTTCCTGATGCTGACTTCGGCGGCCCGCGAGACGCTGGCCTCGGTGCGGACCGTGATCGTCGACGAGGTGCACGCCGTCGCCGCCACCAAACGCGGTGCGCACCTGGCACTCTCACTCGAACGGCTGGATCAGCTGCTCGACAAGCCCGCCCAGCGGATCGGGCTGTCCGCGACGGTGCGTCCTCCCGAGGAGGTGGCCCGGTTCCTGTCCGGTCAGGCACCCACCACCATCGTGGCCCCGCCTGCGGCCAAGACCTTCGACCTCTCGGTCCAGGTTCCGGTTCCGGACATGGCCAACCTCGACAACAACAGCATCTGGCCCGACGTCGAGGAACGCATCGTGGACCTGATCGAGGCGCACCAGTCCTCGATCGTGTTCGCCAATTCCCGCAGGCTGGCCGAGCGCCTGACCTCCCGGCTCAACGAGATTCACGCCGAGCGCTCCGGCATCGAGCTGTCGATGGACCACAATCCGCAGGTGGGCGGTGGCGCACCGGCCCAGCTCATGGCCAGCGGCCAAGCCAATGGCGCACCGCCGCTGCTGGCCCGGGCCCACCACGGTTCGGTGAGCAAGGAGCAACGCGCCCAGGTCGAGGACGACCTCAAGAGCGGGCGGCTGCGCGCCGTGGTCGCCACGTCCAGCCTGGAGCTGGGCATCGACATGGGGGCCGTCGATCTGGTGATCCAGGTCGAGTCACCGCCCTCGGTGGCCAGCGGGCTGCAGCGCATCGGGCGGGCCGGCCACCAAGTCGGCGAGATATCCCAGGGCGTGCTGTTCCCCAAGCACCGCACCGACCTGATCGGCTGCGCGGTGACAGTGCAGCGCATGCGCTCCGGTGACATCGAGACCATGCACGTCCCGGCCAACCCGCTCGACGTGCTGGCCCAGCACACGGTGGCCGTCGCTGCCCTGGAACCCGTCGACGCCGACGCGTGGTTCGACGCGGTGCGGCGCAGCGCACCGTTCGCGACCCTGCCACGCAGCGCATTCGAGGCCACCCTGGACCTGTTGTCCGGGAAGTATCCGTCCACCGAGTTCGCCGAGCTTCGGCCGCGGCTGGTGTACGACCGTGACCACGGAACGCTGACCGCGCGTCCCGGCGCCCAGCGCCTGGCCGTCACCTCCGGCGGGGCCATCCCCGACCGCGGCCTGTTCACCGTCTACCTGGCCACCGATTCCGAAAAGCCTTCCCGGGTCGGGGAACTCGACGAGGAGATGGTCTACGAGTCGCGTCCTGGCGATGTCATCTCCCTGGGCGCCACCAGTTGGCGGATCACCGAGATCACCCATGACCGGGTGCTGGTGATCCCGGCGCCGGGGCAACCCGCGCGGCTGCCGTTCTGGCGTGGCGACAGTGTGGGGCGGCCGGCCGAGTTGGGCGCGGCCGTCGGGGCGTTCACCGGTGAACTCGCCGCGCTCGGCCGGGCCGAGTTCGACGAGCGCTGCCGGGCAATGGGTTTCGCCGGTTTCGCCACCGACAATCTGTACCAGCTGTTGCACGATCAGCGGGAGTCCACCGGTGTGGTCCCGAGCGACACCACCTTCGTGGTGGAACGCTTCCGGGACGAGCTCGGCGACTGGCGGGTGATCCTGCATTCCCCGTACGGCCTGCGGGTTCACGGACCGCTGGCCCTTGCGGTGGGCCGCAGGCTGCGAGAACGGTACGGCATCGACGAGAAGCCCACCGCCTCCGACGACGGCATCATCGTGCGGCTACCCGACAGCGGCGAAACCCCGCCGGGTGCAGACCTGTTCGTGTTCGACGCCGACGAGGTCGAGCCGATCGTCACCGCGGAGGTGGGCGGCTCGGCGTTGTTCGCGTCCCGGTTCCGGGAATGCGCCGCGCGTGCCCTGCTCCTGCCGCGCCGGCACCCGGGCAAGCGTTCCCCGTTGTGGCATCAACGGCAACGCGCCGCACAGCTGCTCGACATCGCCCGCAAGTACCCGGACTTCCCCATCGTCCTGGAAACGGTGCGCGAATGCCTGCAGGACGTCTATGACGTGCCCGCCCTCATCGAACTGATGCGGCGGGTGGCACAACGCCGGCTGCGGGTGGTCGAGGTGGAAACCGCCACCCCGTCACCGTTCGCGGCCTCACTGCTGTTCGGCTATGTGGGTGCCTTCATGTACGAGGGCGACAGTCCACTGGCCGAGCGGCGAGCCGCGGCGTTGGCACTGGACACCGTGCTGCTGTCCGAACTGCTGGGCCGGGTCGAGCTGCGCGAGCTGCTGGACCCAGCCGTGGTCGCCTCGACGTCGGCCCAGCTGCAGCATCTGACGGAGGAGCGCGCGGCGCGCGATGCCGAGGCGGTGGCCGACCTGCTACGGATGCTGGGACCGCTGACCGAGGCCGAGATCGCCGCACGTGCCACCACCGAGGCGATCGGCGGCTGGCTCGACGGGCTGCACGCCGCCAAACGGGCGCTGCCGGTGACGTATGCCGGACAGACGTGGTGGGCCGCGGTGGAAGACATCGGTCTGCTGCGCGACGGGGTCGGCGCGCCAGTGCCCGTCGGGGTGCCCGCGGCGTTCACCGAATCCGTCGACGATCCGCTCGGAGATCTGATCGGCCGCTACGCCCGCACCCATGGACCGTTCACCACCACCGAAGTCGCCGCCCGGTTCGGATTGGGTCTACGGGTGACCGCAGATGTGTTGGGCCGCATGGCCGTCGACAACCGGCTGGTGCGGGGAGAGTTCACCGGAGCCGCCCCGGCGGCGACATTGGGTCGCGCGACTTCCGAGGAATGGTGCGATGCCGAGGTCCTGCGGATCCTGCGTCGTCGTTCCCTAGCCGCGCTGCGGGCTCAGGTCGAACCGGTCAGCACCGCGGCCTACGGCCGTTTCCTGCCCTCCTGGCAGCACGTCGGCTCCAGCCACAGCTCGGGGATCGACGGGCTGGCAGCGGTGATCGAGCAGCTCGCCGGCGTTCCCATTCCCGCGTCGGCGGTGGAGTCACTCGTCTTCGGGCAACGGGTCCGCGATTACCAACCGGCCATGCTCGACGAGCTGCTGGCCTCCGGTGAGGTGATGTGGTCGGGCGCCGGGCAGATCGGCGGCAGCGACGGATGGGTGGCATTCCATCTCGCCGAGACCGCACCGCTGACACTGCCCGTCGCCGCCGAGATCGAGTTCACCGATACCCACCGGGCGATCATGGAGACGCTGGGCCACGGCGGGGCGTACTTCTTCCGTCAGCTCACCGACCAAGCCGCCGAATCTGAGCTGAAAACCGCGCTGTGGGAGCTGATCTGGGCGGGATGGGTCACCGGGGACACATTCGCTCCGGTACGGGCGATGCTGACCGGTCCGCGGCGTTCGGGCGCGCCGGCGCACCGGCAGCGTCAACGTCCGCCCCGGCTCAGCCGCTACAGCGTGGCACGCCCACACAACCGCGCGGCCGACCCGATGGTGTCCGGCCGATGGTCGGCATTGCCTGGGGTGGAACCGGATTCGACCGTGCGGGCCCATTTTCAGGCCGAATTGCTGCTGAACCGGCACGGGGTGCTGACGAAGGGAGCGGCTGCCGCCGAGGGCGTGCCCGGCGGGTTCGCCACCCTGTACAAGGTGTTGAGCGCGTTCGAGGACGCCGGCCGCTGCCAACGCGGATATTTCGTCGAGTCCCTCGGCGGAGCCCAGTTCGCCGCGGCTTCCACAGTGGACCGATTGCGGTCCTACCTCGACGGGGTCGACCCGCAGCGGCCCGAATACCACGCCGTCGTTCTCGCGGCGACCGACCCGGCCAACCCGTACGGTGCCGCCCTGGCGTGGCCGGAGCGCGGCGGTGACGACACCCACCGCCCCGGGCGTAAGGCCGGAGCCCTGGTTGCACTGGTCGACGGGCAACTGGTCTGGTTCCTGGAGCGCGGGGGCCGGACCCTGCTCAGCTTCAGTTCCGACGCCGAGACTCAGCGGGCCGCCGCGGGCGCCCTGGCCGAACTCGTGAGCTCCGGGCGCATGCCGGCGCTGCTGGTCGAGCGGATCAACGGGGTCGCGGTACTCGATCCTGGCGTCGACGCGGACCGCGCCGCCGTGCAGGATGCTCTGACCGGGGCCGGATTTTCC